One stretch of Podospora bellae-mahoneyi strain CBS 112042 chromosome 2, whole genome shotgun sequence DNA includes these proteins:
- a CDS encoding hypothetical protein (EggNog:ENOG503NXQQ; COG:Q): MPFPYKTVLITGATSGIGLALAERMISAGIFVIAIGRRKDRLEALVEKHGSEKVAAEPFDVSDLDAMPAWVEEITSKYPRLDSIILNAGFQRSLDFTSPSTISLSSVSAELTTNYLSPLHMVSLFLPHLISLAPSPTSIVLVSSGLAVLPLPRCANYSATKAAVHSLAWSLRCQVSGPESLHTHHIKVIEIMPPAVQTELHPQQKDLVEAGQDQPGIELERYIEETWVDLVREEEKEEIVHSVLRERLEVVEGPRKGAWEGFVRAMRGAGLRF; this comes from the exons ATGCCGTTCCCATACAAGACCGTGCTCATCACAGGAGCAACATCAGGCATCGGTCTTGCACTGGCCGAGCGCATGATATCCGCGGGCATTTTTGTCATTGCAATTGGCCGTCGCAAAGATCGTCTTGAAGCCCTGGTTGAGAAACATGGCAGCGAGAAAGTCGCTGCTGAGCCATTTGATGTGTCGGACTTGGACGCCATGCCCGCGTGGGTTGAGGA GATCACATCCAAGTACCCCCGTCTCGACTCCATCATTCTCAACGCCGGCTTCCAGCGGTCCCTCGACTTCACGTCCCCGTCCACCATCTCGTTGTCGTCCGTCTCAGCAGAGCTCACCACCAATtatctctcccccctccacatgGTCTCCCTTTTTCTCCCGCACCTGATCTCGCTCGCCCCATCCCCGACGTCCATTGTTCTTGTCTCCTCAGGTCTCGCTGTCCTCCCCCTGCCCCGATGCGCAAATTACTCCGCTACCAAAGCCGCCGTGCACAGTCTGGCTTGGTCACTCCGGTGCCAGGTTTCCGGTCCGGAATCACTTCATACCCACCACATTAAGGTAATTGAGATCATGCCGCCGGCCGTGCAGACAGAGTTGCATCCCCAGCAAAAGGACTTGGTAGAGGCGGGGCAGGATCAGCCCGGGATTGAGCTGGAGAGGTATATCGAGGAGACGTGGGTGGacttggtgagggaggaggaaaaagaggagaTTGTGCACAGtgtgttgagggagaggttggaggtggtagaggggccgaggaagggggcgtGGGAAGGGTTTGTGAGGGCTATGAGGGGGGCTGGGTTGAGGTTTTGA
- a CDS encoding hypothetical protein (EggNog:ENOG503NZ3K; COG:S) translates to MDQNREVVLTEMHRDQNIFSGFDLDSEVDYPHTAPFGDNLLVQLTAKPIPLSPNSPSRLEGQPFSDDPAQDTAANCWLRRATADELTISKHVKLEISLVEKELLENDHPDKVEWKYMEEMEDDDDLCDLDD, encoded by the exons ATGGACCAAAACCGGGAAGTAGTATTGACGGAGATGCACCGGGACCAGAACATCTTCTCAG GCTTTGACTTGGACTCTGAGGTCGATTATCCTCATACGGCGCCGTTCGGAGACAACTTGCTGGTGCAACTGACGGCTAAACCAATACCCCTCTCTCCCAACAGCCCTTCAAGACTAGAAGGCCAACCGTTCAGCGATGATCCCGCGCAAGACACGGCGGCAAACTGTTGGTTAAGGCGGGCAACAGCGGATGAATTAACAATCTCCAAACACGTCAAGCTGGAAATCTCAttggtggaaaaggagctACTGGAAAACGACCACCCAGACAAAGTAGAATGGAAATacatggaggagatggaggatgatgatgaccttTGCGACTTGGATGACTAA
- a CDS encoding hypothetical protein (EggNog:ENOG503NZ3K; COG:S), whose product MRLLNTTTLRLEQFLNIMPQYAILSHTWGEQEVTFNDISSSARTSLKAWQKVKNYCKLARSQGWQYVGIDTCCINKADSYEFGEAINSMFRCDGKSRPRNSEVVQSRWFTRGWTQQELLAPPFLAFVDSDWNIVGSRETCTLAVAYATTIEQKDIQNFRSCSISTELSWASKRQTTKIEDRAYSMMGLLGVHMPLLYGEGKNAFVRLQHELIRLFNDETVLLWTTRKGSVFSTNTRSFAERMGGRGRYPEWMVRESLFAESPEAFSESNGLAVIRFHKGLRNVGISNDGISLKVELFQRFEDEGSKYQQRLSNSRTPALYAIKLNCARTSKPDDPMILPLAATGIGHPVYEVLRT is encoded by the exons ATGAGACTTCTCAACACTACAACCCTCAGACTTGAGCAGTTCCTCAACATCATGCCCCAATATGCCATTCTATCACACACATGGGGAGAACAGGAGGTCACCTTCAATGACATCTCGAGCTCTGCGCGAACATCGCTCAAGGCCTGGCAAAAGGTCAAGAACTATTGCAAACTCGCACGATCCCAGGGATGGCAGTACGTCGGGATCGACACGTGTTGCATCAACAAGGCCGACAGCTATGAATTTGGAGAGgccatcaactccatgtTCCGCTG TGATGGAAAGTCACGGCCTCGCAATTCCGAGGTGGTCCAAAGTCGCTGGTTCACGAGGGGATGGACTCAACAGGAGCTGCTTGCTCCGCCGTTCTTGGCTTTTGTTGACTCAGACTGGAACATCGTTGGCTCCAGGGAAACGTGCACACTTGCAGTAGCATATGCAACCACGATCGAACAAAAGGATATCCAGAATTTTAGGTCGTGTTCCATATCAACAGAGCTCTCGTGGGCTTCTAAACGCCAGACAACAAAGATCGAGGACAGGGCTTATAGTATGATGGGTCTCCTAGGCGTTCACATGCCCCTCCTCTATGGTGAAGGCAAGAATGCGTTTGTTCGCCTCCAGCACGAGCTGATACGTCTGTTCAACGATGAAACGGTGCTTCTCTGGACTACCCGAAAAGGGTCAGTATTCTCCACCAATACACGCTCATTTGCTGAACGCATGGGGGGACGAGGCCGATATCCTGAGTGGATGGTACGGGAGAGCTTGTTTGCAGAATCTCCCGAAGCATTTTCTGAATCCAACGGGCTGGCAGTCATTCGTTTTCATAAAGGGCTCAGGAATGTCGGCATCTCCAATGACGGCATCAGCCTCAAAGTTGAACTCTTTCAACGATTCGAAGACGAAGGTTCAAAATATCAGCAGCGGCTTTCGAATTCACGAACCCCAGCTCTCTACGCGATCAAATTAAACTGCGCGCGGACCAGCAAGCCAGACGACCCTATgatcttgcccttggccgCCACCGGCATTGGACATCCCGTCTACGAGGTACTGAGAACTTGA